A genomic stretch from Limanda limanda chromosome 11, fLimLim1.1, whole genome shotgun sequence includes:
- the cldn12 gene encoding claudin-12 → MSCRDIHATNAFSFIIAFVSVAGLAVATVIPQWRVTRLVTFNRNAKNITVYDGLWAKCVKQDGFSGCYYYDSEWYSKVDQLDLRLLQFCLPAGLLFGSLALLLCMSGMCKTCCCSDKPEPDIKTLKFLVNSAGCHLVAGTFLFLGGAIAITPSMWFLFRTKALNLRYDNMFSDGFAVYVAIGCSGGLMLAALLMFMWYCMCKKLPSPFWLPLPSMSTSLSTQPLTANGYPPSPVYGPQPFPPQAYPPTVIDTQQYVPTHGYAQSVVAPAPTQVYMSQMSAPDGYGSEVGGTQAYSYAPSQSYAPSQIYATSQSYAPSQSYAPSQGYGSGYAGQRYSSRSRMSGIEIDIPLLTQGD, encoded by the exons ATGTCGTGCCGGGACATCCATGCCACCAACGCTTTTTCCTTCATCATTGCCTTCGTGTCAGTGGCAGGGCTTGCCGTGGCAACTGTAATCCCACAGTGGCGAGTAACGAGACTCGTCACCTTCAATCGCAACGCTAAGAATATCACGGTGTATGATGGGCTGTGGGCTAAATGTGTGAAACAGGATGGCTTCTCAGGATGCTACTACTATGATTCAGAG TGGTACTCTAAAGTGGACCAGCTCGATCTGCGGCTCCTGCAGTTCTGTCTGCCTGCAGGCCTGCTGTTCGGCTCGCTGGCCTTGCTGCTGTGCATGTCTGGGATGTGcaagacctgctgctgctcagacaaGCCTGAGCCGGACATCAAAACTCTCAAATTCCTGGTCAACAGTGCGGGCTGTCACCTGGTGGCTGGGACCTTCTTGTTCCTGGGTGGAGCTATCGCCATCACCCCCTCAATGTGGTTCCTGTTCCGCACTAAGGCGCTGAACCTCAGATATGACAACATGTTCTCTGATGGGTTTGCTGTATATGTAGCAATAGGCTGCTCCGGAGGACTAATGCTGGCCGCGCTGCTGATGTTCATGTGGTATTGTATGTGTAAGAAGTTGCCTTCGCCCTTCTGGTTGCCACTGCCGTCCATGTCGACCTCTCTGTCCACTCAGCCTCTCACTGCCAACGGATATCCTCCCTCCCCAGTGTATGGTCCTCAGCCCTTCCCACCACAAGCCTATCCTCCCACAGTCATCGACACGCAGCAGTATGTGCCAACCCACGGATATGCACAAAGTGTGGTTGCCCCTGCACCTACACAAGTGTACATGTCTCAGATGTCTGCTCCGGATGGGTACGGTTCGGAGGTTGGAGGAACCCAGGCCTACAGCTACGCTCCCTCACAGAGCTACGCACCCTCGCAGATCTACGCAACCTCGCAGAGTTATGCACCTTCGCAAAGCTACGCTCCCTCTCAGGGATACGGATCCGGCTACGCAGGCCAACGCTACTCCAGCCGCTCACGCATGTCTGGAATAGAAATCGACATTCCTTTGCTGACACAAGGAGACTAA